Proteins encoded together in one Musa acuminata AAA Group cultivar baxijiao chromosome BXJ3-6, Cavendish_Baxijiao_AAA, whole genome shotgun sequence window:
- the LOC103989106 gene encoding protein kinase STUNTED isoform X1, with amino-acid sequence MQERGGRELQEKKKENEDEGGGKTVLVGIKMDADSRELLTWSLVKIADAGDRVFALHVLPSTPSDSSDASLGCSSLLSIVKAFEAMLAVYEGFCNLKQVDLKMKIARGSSIRKVLVSEAIAYGASSLVVGVAKNSHGIGYSSTSIAKYCARNLPRACSVFAVSNGKTLFKREALPASQPSAQNRAKNAAAVVSAGQQALTRSYTKLLNRRPVKSAVAKGQRPGTTANTSSSSPRCLSNLKRSKSDCDNHIRKDRGSLQRNQSVALVPAKKPEAPASRICLLSADSSEARPGWPLLRKAMLSNRRTASADGSSVVQWAMRLPSRFSATSAVHPDHRPVNSDARAYHRRDAESGAVVPAEDTSSPLLHKEEHKIPKELEHLREKYSSICRLFSYKELGRMTSDFSPEQLIGKGGSSRVYKGCLPDGKELAVKILKHSEDVMNEFISEIEIITALHHKNIISLFGFCFENKDLVLVYDFLSRGSLEDNLHGESSNKHTLSWAERFKVAAGTAEALDYLHGGAGNMQPVIHRDVKSSNILLSEDFEPQLADFGLAKWASASASQLICNDVAGTFGYLAPEYFMYGKVNEKIDVYAFGVVLLELISGRKPVTTGCSKGPESLVMWATRILQAGEVKELVDPCLGTCYDKAELERMMLAASLCIKRAPRSRPQIALVSKLLQGDNDDVLRWARSQVSTSEELEGLDDEAAVFQSNSNIQSHINLALQDIDDDSMSISSTERPNMSWEEYLQGRWSRSSSFD; translated from the exons ATGcaggaaagaggaggaagagagttgcaggagaagaagaaggagaacgaAGATGAGGGAGGAGGGAAGACGGTGTTGGTGGGCATCAAGATGGACGCCGACAGCCGTGAGCTACTCACCTGGTCCCTCGTGAAGATCGCCGACGCCGGCGATCGCGTCTTCGCCCTCCACGTCCTCCCCTCCACCCCTTCCG ACTCGTCGGATGCGTCCCTCGGCTGCTCTTCCCTGCTGTCCATCGTCAAAGCGTTCGAAGCCATGCTCGCCGTCTACGAGGGATTCTGCAACCTGAAACAG GTTGATTTGAAGATGAAGATAGCCCGAGGCTCCTCCATCCGCAAGGTCTTGGTCAGCGAAGCCATCGCCTACGGAGCCAGCAGCCTGGTTGTGGGCGTAGCCAAGAACAGTCACGGCATCGG GTACTCATCTACCTCGATCGCGAAGTACTGTGCGAGGAATCTGCCTCGAGCTTGCTCGGTTTTCGCGGTGAGCAACGGCAAGACTCTCTTCAAACGAGAAGCCCTGCCGGCTTCTCAGCCCTCAG CCCAAAACAGAGCCAAGAATGCGGCGGCTGTGGTGTCTGCAGGCCAACAAGCCTTGACCAGAAGCTACACAAAGCTCCTGAACAGAAGACCTGTGAAGTCGGCAGTGGCGAAGGGGCAACGACCAGGAACAACAGCCAACACTTCGAGTTCGTCGCCTCGATGCTTGtctaatctaaagagaagcaaatcagATTGCGACAATCATATCAGGAAAGACAGGGGTTCTCTTCAGAGAAATCAATCCGTGGCCTTGGTTCCTGCAAAGAAACCTGAGGCTCCTGCCAGTCGCATTTGTCTTCTCTCTGCGGACTCGTCGGAAGCGAGACCCGGTTGGCCACTTCTCAGAAAAGCCATGCTATCCAACAGGCGAACTGCTTCAGCTGATGGATCGTCGGTGGTTCAGTGGGCGATGCGGCTGCCGAGCCGGTTCTCAGCGACTTCCGCAGTTCATCCTGACCACCGGCCTGTGAATTCTGATGCAAGAGCCTATCACAGACGCGATGCAGAAAGCGGCGCAGTAGTTCCTGCAGAAGACACTTCTTCGCCTCTCCTTCACAAGGAAGAACACAAGATTCCAAAGGAACTGGAACATCTTCGTGAGAAGTACTCATCGATTTGCAGATTGTTCAGCTACAAGGAACTCGGTCGCATGACGTCCGACTTCTCACCAG AGCAACTGATAGGTAAGGGAGGCAGCAGCCGTGTTTACAAGGGCTGTCTTCCTGATGGCAAGGAATTGGCAGTGAAGATTCTGAAGCACTCTGAAGATGTAATGAATGAATTCATATCAGAAATTGAGATCATCACAGCCTTGCATCACAAGAACATCATTTCGCTGTTTGGATTCTGCTTCGAGAACAAAGACCTTGTGTTGGTCTATGATTTCCTGTCAAGAGGCAGCTTAGAGGACAACCTTCATG GTGAGAGTTCCAACAAGCATACTTTGAGTTGGGCTGAGAGGTTCAAGGTGGCAGCGGGCACTGCCGAGGCACTGGATTACCTGCACGGTGGTGCCGGCAATATGCAGCCCGTGATCCACCGAGATGTGAAGTCCTCCAACATCCTCCTTTCTGAAGACTTCGAACCGCAG TTGGCTGATTTCGGCCTGGCGAAATGGGCATCAGCTTCAGCATCACAACTGATATGCAATGATGTTGCAGGAACATTTGG GTATTTGGCTCCAGAATATTTCATGTATGGAAAAGTCAACGAAAAGATCGATGTCTATGCGTTTGGGGTGGTGCTTCTTGAGCTCATTTCGGGAAGGAAGCCTGTCACCACAGGGTGCTCCAAGGGCCCCGAGAGCTTGGTTATGTGG GCAACACGAATTCTTCAAGCTggagaagtcaaggagcttgtggATCCATGTTTAGGAACTTGCTATGACAAAGCTGAGTTGGAGCGGATGATGCTTGCTGCTTCCCTTTGCATCAAACGAGCTCCTCGTTCTCGACCCCAAATAGCACTT GTGTCGAAGCTGCTGCAAGGTGACAATGATGATGTGCTGCGGTGGGCGAGATCACAGGTCAGCACTTCAGAGGAGTTGGAGGGATTGGACGATGAAGCAGCCGTGTTCCAAAGCAACAGCAACATCCAGTCTCATATTAATCTTGCGCTGCAGGATATAGACGATGATTCGATGTCGATCAGCAGCACAGAGCGACCGAACATGTCCTGGGAGGAGTATCTACAGGGGAGATGGAGTCGCTCCTCGAGCTTTGATTGA
- the LOC103989106 gene encoding protein kinase STUNTED isoform X2, whose protein sequence is MKIARGSSIRKVLVSEAIAYGASSLVVGVAKNSHGIGYSSTSIAKYCARNLPRACSVFAVSNGKTLFKREALPASQPSAQNRAKNAAAVVSAGQQALTRSYTKLLNRRPVKSAVAKGQRPGTTANTSSSSPRCLSNLKRSKSDCDNHIRKDRGSLQRNQSVALVPAKKPEAPASRICLLSADSSEARPGWPLLRKAMLSNRRTASADGSSVVQWAMRLPSRFSATSAVHPDHRPVNSDARAYHRRDAESGAVVPAEDTSSPLLHKEEHKIPKELEHLREKYSSICRLFSYKELGRMTSDFSPEQLIGKGGSSRVYKGCLPDGKELAVKILKHSEDVMNEFISEIEIITALHHKNIISLFGFCFENKDLVLVYDFLSRGSLEDNLHGESSNKHTLSWAERFKVAAGTAEALDYLHGGAGNMQPVIHRDVKSSNILLSEDFEPQLADFGLAKWASASASQLICNDVAGTFGYLAPEYFMYGKVNEKIDVYAFGVVLLELISGRKPVTTGCSKGPESLVMWATRILQAGEVKELVDPCLGTCYDKAELERMMLAASLCIKRAPRSRPQIALVSKLLQGDNDDVLRWARSQVSTSEELEGLDDEAAVFQSNSNIQSHINLALQDIDDDSMSISSTERPNMSWEEYLQGRWSRSSSFD, encoded by the exons ATGAAGATAGCCCGAGGCTCCTCCATCCGCAAGGTCTTGGTCAGCGAAGCCATCGCCTACGGAGCCAGCAGCCTGGTTGTGGGCGTAGCCAAGAACAGTCACGGCATCGG GTACTCATCTACCTCGATCGCGAAGTACTGTGCGAGGAATCTGCCTCGAGCTTGCTCGGTTTTCGCGGTGAGCAACGGCAAGACTCTCTTCAAACGAGAAGCCCTGCCGGCTTCTCAGCCCTCAG CCCAAAACAGAGCCAAGAATGCGGCGGCTGTGGTGTCTGCAGGCCAACAAGCCTTGACCAGAAGCTACACAAAGCTCCTGAACAGAAGACCTGTGAAGTCGGCAGTGGCGAAGGGGCAACGACCAGGAACAACAGCCAACACTTCGAGTTCGTCGCCTCGATGCTTGtctaatctaaagagaagcaaatcagATTGCGACAATCATATCAGGAAAGACAGGGGTTCTCTTCAGAGAAATCAATCCGTGGCCTTGGTTCCTGCAAAGAAACCTGAGGCTCCTGCCAGTCGCATTTGTCTTCTCTCTGCGGACTCGTCGGAAGCGAGACCCGGTTGGCCACTTCTCAGAAAAGCCATGCTATCCAACAGGCGAACTGCTTCAGCTGATGGATCGTCGGTGGTTCAGTGGGCGATGCGGCTGCCGAGCCGGTTCTCAGCGACTTCCGCAGTTCATCCTGACCACCGGCCTGTGAATTCTGATGCAAGAGCCTATCACAGACGCGATGCAGAAAGCGGCGCAGTAGTTCCTGCAGAAGACACTTCTTCGCCTCTCCTTCACAAGGAAGAACACAAGATTCCAAAGGAACTGGAACATCTTCGTGAGAAGTACTCATCGATTTGCAGATTGTTCAGCTACAAGGAACTCGGTCGCATGACGTCCGACTTCTCACCAG AGCAACTGATAGGTAAGGGAGGCAGCAGCCGTGTTTACAAGGGCTGTCTTCCTGATGGCAAGGAATTGGCAGTGAAGATTCTGAAGCACTCTGAAGATGTAATGAATGAATTCATATCAGAAATTGAGATCATCACAGCCTTGCATCACAAGAACATCATTTCGCTGTTTGGATTCTGCTTCGAGAACAAAGACCTTGTGTTGGTCTATGATTTCCTGTCAAGAGGCAGCTTAGAGGACAACCTTCATG GTGAGAGTTCCAACAAGCATACTTTGAGTTGGGCTGAGAGGTTCAAGGTGGCAGCGGGCACTGCCGAGGCACTGGATTACCTGCACGGTGGTGCCGGCAATATGCAGCCCGTGATCCACCGAGATGTGAAGTCCTCCAACATCCTCCTTTCTGAAGACTTCGAACCGCAG TTGGCTGATTTCGGCCTGGCGAAATGGGCATCAGCTTCAGCATCACAACTGATATGCAATGATGTTGCAGGAACATTTGG GTATTTGGCTCCAGAATATTTCATGTATGGAAAAGTCAACGAAAAGATCGATGTCTATGCGTTTGGGGTGGTGCTTCTTGAGCTCATTTCGGGAAGGAAGCCTGTCACCACAGGGTGCTCCAAGGGCCCCGAGAGCTTGGTTATGTGG GCAACACGAATTCTTCAAGCTggagaagtcaaggagcttgtggATCCATGTTTAGGAACTTGCTATGACAAAGCTGAGTTGGAGCGGATGATGCTTGCTGCTTCCCTTTGCATCAAACGAGCTCCTCGTTCTCGACCCCAAATAGCACTT GTGTCGAAGCTGCTGCAAGGTGACAATGATGATGTGCTGCGGTGGGCGAGATCACAGGTCAGCACTTCAGAGGAGTTGGAGGGATTGGACGATGAAGCAGCCGTGTTCCAAAGCAACAGCAACATCCAGTCTCATATTAATCTTGCGCTGCAGGATATAGACGATGATTCGATGTCGATCAGCAGCACAGAGCGACCGAACATGTCCTGGGAGGAGTATCTACAGGGGAGATGGAGTCGCTCCTCGAGCTTTGATTGA